TGCCAATTACGCCTATTGTATCCATAATAGCGTGTGGATTTAACAGCGACACAGATAGAGCGAAACCAATTTGCTTTTTACTACTTAATGGATCGAAATGTTCTAAACTAGCAGGTGCTTCATGCCATAAAGACCACGCCATATAAAGTAAAAATATAAAACCAACAATATAGACAATCAATTGTAAAATTGGAAATGATACTAGCACTACTGAAACACCGAGAACAGCTAGACTAATAAGTAAAGTATCGCACAAACCAGCCGTAATAATAACAGGTGCTGCTTTTATTAAACTTTTATGATTAGCGCCTTGGTTGAAGACAAATACATTTTGAGCACCTAAAGGTAATATCAAACCTAACGCTAATAAAAAACCGTGAATAATAGGTTGTAGCATAACTCAATCGCTCCTATAATTAAAATTCTTTCTTAAACCAACCACTTCAGTCTAACGAATTGCAACTTTTAGATTAGAGAAAAGTCAAACTGACGTTAATGTTTGTACTTATGCTATAATATTTTTAACTTTACGTAACCATCCAGTTAAAAATAAAAAAACCAACCAGATTAGAGTTGATATTATGGCAAAACCAAAATATAAAAAAATAATCGATGATATCGTAAATGATATACAAGATGGGAAGTTAGCGCCTAATGACAAATTACCTTCACAACGGTCATTATCACATAAATATGATGTAAATAGATCTACTGTAGTACAAGCGCTAGATATATTGAAAAGTTACGGTATTATTGCGACTTCCGAAAAAAGAGGGGTCTATGTATCCAATCAAAGTTGGAACGCATTTATTTCTAATAATATGAAATGGCAAGACTTTATAGGTAATAATGCTTCTAAAAATAATTTGTATTATGTGCAAAAAATTAATGAATTAGAATTTGCCGACAATATGATTCGTATGGGAACAGGAGAATTAGCGCCAGATTTAATACCTAATCATGCATTTAAAAAAATTCTGTCAGAGGGCAATTTACAACTAACTACGAATTATGAAGAAGCAAAAGGGAAATTAGAATTACGGCAAGCGATTGCACAGTATATGAAAAGTAAAGGTGTCATATGTACTGTAGATGAAATATGCATTACCTCAGGTGCTTTACAAGGATTGAAATTAATAGCGGAAGGTTTATTAGTACCACAATCTAATATTATTATTGAAACACCATCGTATATACATTCTGTACGCACGTGGAACAATATTAGCGCTAGTATTAAACCACTGCACATCGATTATA
The Staphylococcus kloosii genome window above contains:
- a CDS encoding LysE/ArgO family amino acid transporter; its protein translation is MLQPIIHGFLLALGLILPLGAQNVFVFNQGANHKSLIKAAPVIITAGLCDTLLISLAVLGVSVVLVSFPILQLIVYIVGFIFLLYMAWSLWHEAPASLEHFDPLSSKKQIGFALSVSLLNPHAIMDTIGVIGTNAALYSHGDKVLFSLATIAVSWLWFIFLAVAGKMLGSIDKTGKYIVIVNKLSSCIIIIIAILILKNIIKIIIH